From a single Collimonas pratensis genomic region:
- a CDS encoding MFS transporter — MEISQGSAVLAGAETTLHAQAPVGKLKRAKAVAAITIGNGLEYFEFTSYSFFAIIIGKLYFPATGDIAQLLLVTATFGIGFVARPVGGVLLGAYADRAGRKAAMTLTLQLMALGSAMIVFAPTYAQIGLAAPMLIVAARLLQGFALGGEIGASTSLLMEYADDSSRGFYGGLQAVSQNLSALLGALTGLLLTAVLSTAALEGWGWRIPFAIGLLMGPLGVFIRRNLHETLDDGPVASGKRSQGSAIRTVFAQHRKQIVAGILLTMGNTAAIYITLYYIPTYASKILHMSMSAGLAAACVAAGVAAVTAPFAGKLSDRIGRKKVFGAFCVLLALVIYPAFRLINAYAMLEVLLPTIALLSFLTTFIAVPGLVMLPEMFPRPVRVTGMSVVYCVGVSIFGGFAPFFATELMALSGSKLAPSWYVIACVLIALLSLPLIQDKAGRPLD, encoded by the coding sequence ATGGAAATAAGTCAGGGCAGTGCGGTGCTTGCCGGCGCGGAAACAACGTTGCATGCGCAGGCGCCGGTGGGGAAACTCAAGCGCGCCAAGGCAGTGGCGGCGATCACCATCGGCAACGGCTTGGAGTACTTCGAGTTCACCTCGTACAGCTTTTTCGCCATCATCATCGGCAAACTGTATTTCCCGGCCACCGGCGATATCGCCCAGCTGCTGCTGGTGACGGCCACCTTCGGCATCGGCTTTGTGGCACGGCCGGTCGGCGGCGTGCTGCTGGGAGCGTATGCCGACCGCGCCGGCCGCAAGGCAGCCATGACCTTGACCCTGCAACTGATGGCCTTGGGCTCGGCGATGATCGTGTTTGCCCCGACTTATGCTCAGATCGGCCTGGCGGCGCCCATGCTGATCGTGGCGGCGCGCCTGCTACAGGGCTTTGCTCTCGGCGGCGAAATCGGCGCTTCCACTTCCTTGCTGATGGAATACGCCGATGACAGTTCGCGTGGCTTCTATGGCGGCTTGCAGGCGGTTAGCCAGAACTTGAGCGCCTTGCTGGGCGCGCTCACGGGTTTGCTGCTGACAGCGGTGCTGAGCACCGCGGCGCTGGAGGGCTGGGGCTGGCGCATTCCGTTTGCGATCGGCTTGCTGATGGGGCCGCTGGGCGTGTTCATCCGTCGCAACCTGCATGAAACCCTGGACGACGGCCCTGTGGCTAGCGGTAAGCGCAGCCAGGGCAGCGCCATTCGCACCGTGTTCGCGCAGCACAGGAAGCAGATAGTTGCGGGCATTCTGCTCACCATGGGTAATACTGCCGCCATCTACATTACCCTGTACTACATCCCGACCTACGCCAGCAAGATTCTGCACATGTCGATGTCGGCCGGGCTGGCAGCAGCCTGCGTTGCCGCTGGCGTCGCCGCCGTGACCGCGCCGTTCGCGGGCAAGCTGTCGGACCGGATCGGCCGCAAGAAAGTGTTTGGGGCCTTTTGCGTGCTACTGGCGCTGGTGATCTATCCCGCATTCAGGCTCATCAATGCGTATGCCATGCTGGAGGTCCTGCTGCCGACCATCGCTTTGCTGTCTTTCCTGACTACCTTCATCGCGGTACCGGGCCTGGTCATGCTGCCTGAAATGTTTCCGCGTCCGGTGCGGGTGACCGGCATGTCGGTAGTGTATTGTGTCGGCGTTTCCATCTTCGGCGGTTTCGCGCCGTTCTTTGCGACCGAGCTGATGGCGCTGTCCGGCAGCAAGCTGGCGCCTTCCTGGTATGTCATCGCTTGCGTCCTGATTGCTTTGCTGTCCTTGCCCCTGATTCAAGACAAGGCAGGCCGGCCGCTGGATTGA
- the hutU gene encoding urocanate hydratase — protein sequence MTTTTDPRRDPSRTIRAARGTTLTAKSWLTEAPLRMLMNNLDPEVAERPNDLVVYGGIGRAARDWACFDKIVEALTNLNDNETLLIQSGKPVGVFQTHADAPRVLLANSNLVPKWANWEHFNELDRKGLFMYGQMTAGSWIYIGSQGIVQGTFETFAEAGRQHFGGDLSGRWILTAGLGGMGGAQPLAATLAGAASLTIECKQSSIDFRLRTRYLDKQAKNLDDALDLIKYHTERKEAISIGLLSNAAEVLPELVKRAKAGGIKPDLVTDQTSAHDLINGYLPIGWSVEQWVAAQNDPSQQARLTADAAHSCAQHVQAMLDFHAMGIKTVDYGNNIRQVAFDQGVKNAFDFPGFVPAYIRPLFCEGKGPFRWVALSGDPEDIYKTDAKIKELFPQNKHVHRWLDMARERISFQGLPARICWLGLGERHIAGLAFNEMVRTGELKAPIVIGRDHLDTGSVASPNRETESMKDGTDAVSDWPLLNALLNTSGGATWVSLHHGGGVGMGYSQHSGMVIVADGTDAAAKRLARVLVNDCASGVMRHADAGYEAAIECAKRHNLNLPMINK from the coding sequence ATGACAACCACTACCGATCCACGGCGTGACCCTAGCCGCACCATCCGCGCCGCCCGCGGCACTACCCTGACTGCCAAGAGCTGGCTGACCGAAGCGCCGTTGCGCATGCTGATGAACAATCTCGATCCGGAAGTGGCCGAGCGCCCGAACGACCTGGTGGTGTATGGCGGCATCGGCCGCGCCGCGCGCGACTGGGCCTGTTTCGACAAGATCGTCGAAGCGCTGACCAATCTGAATGACAACGAAACCCTGCTGATCCAGTCCGGCAAGCCGGTCGGCGTGTTCCAGACTCATGCCGATGCGCCGCGCGTCCTGCTGGCCAATTCCAACCTGGTGCCGAAATGGGCCAATTGGGAGCACTTCAACGAACTCGACCGCAAAGGCTTGTTCATGTACGGCCAGATGACTGCCGGCAGCTGGATCTACATCGGCAGCCAGGGCATCGTGCAAGGTACTTTTGAAACCTTTGCCGAAGCCGGCCGCCAGCATTTCGGCGGCGACCTCTCCGGCCGCTGGATCCTGACGGCCGGTCTCGGCGGCATGGGCGGCGCCCAGCCGCTGGCGGCGACCCTGGCTGGAGCGGCTTCGCTGACCATCGAATGCAAGCAGTCCAGCATCGATTTCCGCTTGCGCACGCGCTATCTCGACAAGCAAGCAAAAAACCTGGACGACGCGCTCGACCTGATCAAGTACCACACCGAACGCAAGGAAGCGATTTCCATCGGCCTGCTCAGCAATGCCGCGGAAGTGCTGCCGGAGCTGGTGAAGCGCGCCAAGGCCGGCGGCATCAAGCCCGACCTGGTGACCGACCAGACCTCGGCGCATGACCTGATCAACGGCTATTTGCCGATCGGCTGGAGCGTCGAGCAATGGGTGGCGGCGCAAAATGATCCGTCGCAGCAGGCGCGGCTGACTGCCGATGCTGCCCACTCTTGCGCGCAGCATGTGCAAGCGATGCTGGATTTCCATGCAATGGGCATCAAGACTGTCGACTACGGCAACAATATCCGCCAGGTGGCCTTCGACCAGGGCGTCAAGAACGCCTTCGATTTCCCTGGCTTTGTGCCGGCTTATATCCGCCCCCTGTTCTGCGAGGGCAAGGGACCGTTCCGCTGGGTCGCCTTGTCCGGCGATCCGGAAGACATCTATAAGACCGACGCCAAGATCAAGGAGCTGTTCCCGCAAAACAAACACGTGCACCGCTGGCTGGACATGGCGCGCGAACGCATTTCCTTCCAGGGCTTGCCGGCGCGGATTTGCTGGCTGGGCTTGGGGGAACGCCATATCGCCGGCCTGGCCTTCAATGAAATGGTGCGCACCGGCGAACTGAAAGCGCCGATCGTGATCGGCCGCGATCACCTGGACACCGGCTCGGTCGCCAGCCCGAACCGCGAAACCGAAAGCATGAAGGACGGCACCGATGCTGTCTCCGACTGGCCGTTGCTGAACGCTTTGCTGAATACCTCCGGCGGCGCCACCTGGGTCTCGCTGCATCACGGCGGCGGCGTCGGCATGGGCTATTCGCAGCACTCTGGCATGGTGATCGTCGCCGACGGCACCGACGCCGCCGCCAAGCGCCTGGCGCGGGTGCTGGTCAACGATTGCGCGTCCGGTGTCATGCGCCATGCTGATGCCGGCTATGAAGCGGCAATCGAGTGCGCCAAGCGCCACAATCTGAACCTGCCGATGATCAATAAATAA
- the hutC gene encoding histidine utilization repressor — protein sequence MHGAIEKKAIPAFQQVKDHVLQQIRGGEWKPGDLIPSERELMIQFNLSRMTVNRALRELTDNQLLVRIQGSGTYVAPGKYQSTLVEIRSIDDELVARGHRYRSQVLTLEASTTPVALKALGLDAGPAFHSVIVHFADDIPIQLEDRYTNPQLFPDYLQQDFHLVTPNHYMVQIAPLDRAEYSIESKMPEAAMRKLLQMEAGEPCLLLSRRTWVHDTVATAVTLWHPGSRYQFTGGF from the coding sequence ATGCATGGCGCAATAGAAAAAAAGGCAATTCCCGCATTCCAGCAGGTAAAAGACCACGTGCTGCAGCAGATCCGCGGCGGCGAATGGAAGCCGGGCGACCTGATCCCGTCCGAGCGCGAACTGATGATCCAGTTCAACCTGTCGCGCATGACCGTCAACCGCGCCCTGCGCGAACTGACCGACAACCAGCTGCTGGTGCGCATCCAGGGTTCCGGCACCTATGTCGCGCCGGGAAAATACCAGTCTACACTGGTGGAAATCCGCAGTATCGACGATGAACTGGTGGCCCGTGGCCACCGCTACCGCAGTCAGGTGCTGACGCTGGAAGCCAGCACCACGCCGGTGGCGCTGAAGGCGCTGGGACTGGATGCCGGACCGGCGTTCCACTCGGTGATCGTGCACTTCGCCGACGACATCCCAATCCAGCTGGAAGACCGCTACACCAATCCGCAGCTGTTTCCCGACTACCTGCAACAGGATTTTCATCTGGTGACGCCAAACCACTATATGGTGCAGATCGCCCCGCTCGACCGCGCCGAATACAGCATCGAATCGAAAATGCCTGAAGCGGCCATGCGCAAGCTGCTGCAGATGGAAGCCGGCGAGCCCTGCTTGCTGCTGTCGCGCCGCACCTGGGTGCACGATACGGTGGCGACTGCAGTCACGCTGTGGCATCCCGGCTCAAGGTATCAGTTTACCGGCGGCTTCTAA
- a CDS encoding MFS transporter: MSPTSNAIPTDPPPASWSDLLSGRNALRSLTLAGGIGMHATNVYIVTTILPSVVKDIGGLEYYAWATSLFVVASIVAAGLASRLVEWLGYRSASLLALLVFSIGSAGCALAPHMVWLLLARTVQGFGGGVLVALSYAMIRVVFAPPLWSRAMALMSGMWGISTLSGPAIGGMFAQAGSWRGAFWFLLPAAAILALLVQFTLKIPAETRSEEKADSIPLTKILLLAAAVLSVSAASLFSSTVMNIVGIVFGIALIALIARLEQRPGARLLPSGAFSLRSRIGALYATMILMILGLTTEIYVPYFLQVIQGHSPLLAGYLTGIMSCGWTLAALLFSSYGGARARFVMKAGPLVVIAALLALSFMLPSATVLDSYGLLPLCIALILVGFGIGMGMPHLMASILSSAHPDEGNLAAYSLTTVQLFATAIGAALAGMVTSLSGLADPGGLPGAENAAQWLFICFALAPLLAFFTVRQALRLKAPAAATPGAGQRMQHDQPLQEPLP; this comes from the coding sequence ATGTCGCCTACATCTAACGCTATTCCCACCGATCCGCCGCCAGCCAGCTGGTCTGACCTGCTATCGGGGCGAAACGCCCTGCGCTCGCTGACCCTGGCCGGCGGCATCGGCATGCATGCCACCAATGTCTACATCGTCACCACTATCCTGCCATCGGTGGTGAAAGATATCGGCGGCCTTGAATACTATGCCTGGGCCACCTCGCTGTTTGTGGTGGCTTCCATCGTCGCTGCCGGCCTGGCTTCAAGACTGGTGGAATGGCTGGGCTACCGCTCCGCCAGCCTGCTCGCCCTGCTGGTGTTTTCGATCGGCTCGGCCGGCTGCGCGCTGGCGCCGCACATGGTGTGGCTACTGCTGGCGCGCACCGTCCAGGGCTTCGGCGGCGGCGTGCTGGTCGCGCTGTCCTACGCCATGATCCGGGTGGTGTTTGCGCCGCCGCTATGGTCGCGCGCCATGGCGCTGATGTCCGGCATGTGGGGCATATCCACCTTGTCCGGGCCGGCCATCGGCGGCATGTTTGCGCAAGCCGGCAGCTGGCGCGGCGCTTTCTGGTTCTTGCTGCCGGCGGCAGCCATCCTCGCGCTGCTGGTGCAGTTTACGCTGAAAATTCCGGCAGAAACTCGCTCGGAAGAAAAGGCGGACAGCATCCCCCTCACCAAGATATTGCTGCTGGCGGCGGCCGTGTTGTCGGTGTCCGCAGCCAGCCTGTTCAGCAGCACCGTCATGAATATAGTCGGCATCGTCTTTGGCATCGCCCTGATCGCTTTGATCGCCCGGCTGGAGCAGCGCCCTGGCGCGCGCTTGCTGCCGAGCGGTGCATTTTCCCTGCGCAGCCGCATCGGCGCACTGTACGCCACCATGATCCTGATGATCCTGGGACTGACCACGGAAATCTACGTGCCGTATTTCCTGCAGGTGATCCAGGGTCATTCACCGCTGCTGGCCGGCTACCTGACCGGCATCATGTCCTGCGGCTGGACCCTGGCGGCCCTGCTGTTCTCCAGCTATGGCGGCGCCCGCGCGCGGTTTGTCATGAAGGCCGGGCCGCTGGTGGTGATTGCCGCCCTTCTCGCCCTGTCGTTCATGCTGCCGTCAGCCACCGTGCTGGACAGCTACGGCCTGCTGCCGCTGTGCATCGCCCTGATACTGGTCGGCTTCGGCATCGGTATGGGCATGCCGCATCTGATGGCCAGCATCCTGAGCAGCGCGCATCCCGACGAAGGCAACCTGGCCGCCTACTCGCTGACCACGGTGCAGCTGTTCGCCACTGCCATCGGCGCCGCCCTGGCCGGCATGGTGACATCGCTGTCCGGCCTGGCCGACCCGGGCGGTTTGCCAGGTGCGGAAAATGCGGCACAATGGCTATTCATCTGCTTTGCGCTAGCGCCGCTGCTGGCATTTTTCACGGTACGCCAGGCTTTGCGCTTAAAGGCCCCGGCGGCTGCAACGCCCGGCGCCGGCCAACGCATGCAACACGATCAGCCACTACAGGAACCTCTGCCATGA